The Fusobacterium sp. genome contains a region encoding:
- a CDS encoding DUF4132 domain-containing protein, whose amino-acid sequence MTENELLEIWEAAKKGNTYSRKPLPVEYVKEAEDYINEINSSIEKRKTSWSVSYPTVLIKEIGKENEVLAKRILFVISQWRREGIISDFYYMFNDIDIAAKIGYSLSEIIEESIIKFKKNISIDNIEVSLEKLWKYYSEEEFVKFTDRIFTSDMNILLEKKNDDYLLYILLTSASILYVKDPVKYQRYLAPIYSYADKFGDVCTCIILSKIAPVSKEAEELLIKLIKENEGAKVNIYRFGFHRDFKKFKKFCDDKNIPEYYPLLLLILEIMNEYNNDMKRTAQYFNETYNNNREEFMKVYHRLSDKMHSPKALFLLAIMMKNKNGEEELKEEKLNTDIIRYTENILNHKNNNVLEYLKGSITKEEVMKKYMRGNIPMVEYLYTAVACMYDHSSIARKFWDIYMSFAEHESYDSTKIKFYNYFIKGRSKWLNESPIDCAKILMKYGFPFKKILAVYCIAGDNSWNGETITMSDAIEIIKNHENEALELLDEWRKLEKCSSDETAYQARLMELLFDKSDISDYSLLVEMLNHKSKVIKKKAEEIITKHKDKTENLLESAKNKAKGETLQIINRIIKFWNNEHLFHEGFSFTNEAAIKFCTENFDKANDKVISWIPYGMLSGIRFADLSGTAPDIIMEFILVEYMSLAAPYRIKAADKVAEILNLQDIQKALEGIYNEWIRNGADTKLKMFMLPYCVFASDSQILQLNKQLLKWAEASRGALAAFAVSVAALNGGNVALMMVDSISSKFPNNQVKKAAKAAFSAAVKILEIPEDVLSDRIVPSLGFDKTGKKILDFGAHTFTLALTPDFVLSIYDNGKEKFVKSLPKPTAEDDPVKAESAKKDLSELKKQIKAVVQTQSARLKKVLMNGRYWNSENWNSLFVENPIMHQFAMGLIWGVYENNKLIESFRYMEDGTFNTVDEDEFTVPEKAHITLVHPVELGEELTASWKTQLEDYEIIQPIEQLDISIPELASKDMAGKKIIRYSDKYIKVGKINSAAKKYEFIRGEVLDAGSFFCYHIVDKFLNIYVHINVDDMYMGQDFDEEITIKEVTFCRLPESGEPLDDIKDNMILDISSLSQRFVSSVIALLDKITE is encoded by the coding sequence ATGACTGAAAATGAATTGCTTGAAATTTGGGAAGCTGCAAAAAAAGGAAACACATATTCAAGAAAACCTCTTCCTGTAGAATATGTAAAAGAGGCTGAAGACTATATAAATGAAATCAATAGCTCCATTGAAAAACGAAAAACATCTTGGTCTGTTTCATATCCTACAGTATTAATCAAAGAAATAGGAAAAGAAAATGAAGTTCTTGCTAAAAGAATACTTTTTGTTATTTCACAATGGAGAAGGGAAGGAATCATAAGTGATTTCTATTATATGTTCAATGATATAGATATAGCTGCAAAAATTGGCTATTCTCTTTCTGAAATAATTGAAGAATCTATTATAAAATTTAAAAAAAATATATCAATTGACAATATAGAAGTTTCTCTAGAGAAATTATGGAAGTATTATTCTGAAGAAGAATTTGTAAAATTTACAGATAGAATTTTCACATCTGATATGAATATATTATTAGAAAAGAAAAATGATGACTACTTGCTTTATATTCTTCTTACATCAGCTTCTATTCTCTATGTAAAAGACCCAGTAAAATATCAGCGTTACCTTGCTCCTATATACTCTTATGCTGATAAATTTGGAGATGTATGTACTTGTATAATCCTATCTAAAATTGCTCCTGTTTCAAAGGAAGCTGAAGAACTACTTATTAAATTAATAAAAGAAAATGAAGGAGCTAAAGTAAATATATACAGATTTGGATTTCACAGAGATTTCAAAAAGTTTAAAAAATTTTGTGATGATAAAAATATTCCTGAATACTATCCTCTTTTATTGCTTATCCTTGAAATTATGAATGAATATAATAATGATATGAAAAGAACTGCTCAATATTTCAATGAAACATATAATAATAACAGAGAGGAATTTATGAAAGTTTATCACAGATTATCTGATAAGATGCACTCTCCCAAAGCACTGTTTCTTTTAGCAATTATGATGAAAAACAAAAATGGGGAGGAAGAGTTAAAAGAGGAAAAATTAAATACTGATATAATCAGATATACAGAAAATATTTTGAATCACAAAAATAATAATGTTCTTGAATATTTAAAGGGAAGTATTACTAAAGAGGAAGTAATGAAAAAATATATGAGAGGAAACATTCCAATGGTTGAATATTTGTATACTGCTGTTGCATGTATGTATGACCACAGTTCTATTGCCAGAAAATTCTGGGATATTTATATGTCCTTTGCAGAACATGAATCTTATGATTCAACTAAAATAAAATTCTATAATTATTTCATTAAAGGAAGATCTAAATGGCTTAATGAATCTCCAATAGACTGTGCAAAAATTTTGATGAAATATGGATTCCCTTTTAAGAAAATCCTTGCTGTATATTGTATAGCTGGTGATAATTCATGGAATGGAGAAACTATCACTATGAGTGATGCCATAGAAATTATAAAAAATCATGAAAATGAAGCTTTAGAACTTCTTGATGAATGGAGAAAACTTGAAAAATGTTCAAGTGATGAAACTGCTTATCAAGCAAGACTTATGGAATTACTCTTTGATAAAAGTGATATTTCTGATTACTCTCTGCTTGTTGAAATGTTAAATCATAAATCTAAGGTTATCAAGAAAAAAGCTGAAGAAATAATTACAAAACACAAAGATAAAACTGAAAATCTCCTTGAATCTGCTAAAAACAAGGCAAAAGGAGAAACTCTCCAAATCATTAATCGTATAATAAAATTCTGGAATAATGAACATCTTTTTCATGAAGGTTTCTCTTTTACAAATGAGGCAGCAATAAAATTCTGTACAGAGAATTTTGATAAAGCCAACGACAAAGTTATCTCATGGATACCATATGGTATGCTTTCCGGAATTCGTTTTGCTGATCTCAGTGGAACAGCCCCAGATATAATAATGGAATTTATTTTAGTAGAATATATGTCTCTGGCTGCACCATATCGTATAAAAGCTGCTGATAAAGTAGCAGAGATACTAAATCTTCAAGATATACAAAAAGCTCTTGAAGGCATATATAATGAATGGATAAGAAATGGTGCTGATACAAAATTAAAAATGTTTATGCTTCCATATTGTGTTTTTGCTTCTGATTCACAAATACTTCAATTAAATAAACAACTTTTAAAATGGGCAGAAGCATCACGTGGAGCTCTTGCAGCATTTGCTGTATCAGTTGCAGCACTAAATGGTGGGAATGTAGCTTTGATGATGGTGGACAGCATATCTTCAAAGTTTCCTAATAATCAGGTGAAAAAAGCTGCTAAAGCTGCTTTTTCAGCTGCTGTTAAAATACTTGAAATTCCAGAAGATGTACTTTCAGATCGTATTGTTCCTTCACTTGGATTTGATAAAACTGGTAAAAAAATACTTGATTTTGGTGCTCATACTTTTACCCTTGCTTTAACACCAGATTTTGTCCTCTCTATCTATGACAATGGAAAAGAAAAATTTGTAAAATCACTTCCAAAGCCAACTGCTGAAGATGATCCTGTAAAAGCAGAGTCAGCTAAAAAAGATCTTTCTGAACTTAAAAAACAGATAAAAGCAGTAGTACAAACTCAATCTGCCAGATTGAAAAAAGTTCTTATGAATGGGCGTTACTGGAATAGTGAAAACTGGAATTCCCTCTTTGTTGAAAATCCAATAATGCATCAGTTTGCTATGGGGCTTATCTGGGGAGTTTATGAAAACAACAAACTTATAGAATCATTCAGATATATGGAGGATGGTACTTTCAATACAGTTGATGAAGATGAATTTACAGTTCCTGAAAAAGCTCATATTACCCTTGTACATCCTGTAGAGCTTGGAGAAGAACTTACTGCATCTTGGAAAACTCAGCTGGAAGATTATGAAATAATCCAGCCTATAGAACAGCTTGATATATCAATCCCAGAGCTTGCCTCTAAAGATATGGCTGGTAAAAAAATAATACGTTATTCTGATAAATATATCAAAGTTGGTAAAATAAACTCTGCTGCAAAAAAATATGAATTTATTCGTGGAGAAGTCCTTGATGCTGGTTCTTTCTTCTGTTACCATATTGTTGATAAGTTTCTTAATATATATGTTCATATAAATGTTGATGATATGTATATGGGACAGGATTTTGATGAGGAAATAACTATAAAGGAAGTTACTTTCTGTCGTCTGCCTGAATCAGGAGAACCTTTAGATGATATAAAAGACAATATGATATTAGATATTTCTTCACTTTCACAGAGATTTGTAAGCAGTGTTATTGCTCTTCTTGATAAAATAACAGAATAA
- a CDS encoding bis-aminopropyl spermidine synthase family protein, with protein sequence MLNCIEKIKKNVNLEEGNKTVENILVTIYLQEGISTKELAKLNFLPLPVTAAVKKEFIKEKLVIQDRGSRLTANGIHFVENKLGFKNIDKKLYLKLLTNPQEEYEEINKIKEEIHHIFENRPQADVTLDQSKSNMETSLKRAVLCLKNYDLIGKNILCLGDDDLTSIALGFLLKKLFPSALYQSTEVTVIDIDKRIIEYIADTAVKESLPIRCEYIDLKKTLPDKFKNKFDCFFTDPPYTLKGMNLFISRGIEALKNESDLNIYFSFAHKSPTYQLNMQKNFLAMGLAISTVTPRFNTYEGASIIGSTGQMIVLKTTDIRKPLIKNVYSGLLYTGEFTKTVRLYKCKKCGNSIKTGNSEKIKNIETLKKIGCCKCNNKIFDLIQRKNK encoded by the coding sequence ATGCTTAATTGTATAGAAAAAATTAAAAAAAATGTAAATCTAGAAGAAGGAAATAAAACTGTAGAAAATATATTAGTAACAATATATCTCCAAGAGGGAATATCAACTAAAGAACTAGCTAAACTGAATTTTCTTCCTCTTCCTGTTACAGCTGCTGTAAAAAAAGAATTTATTAAAGAAAAGCTGGTTATTCAAGATAGAGGAAGCAGACTCACTGCCAATGGAATACATTTTGTAGAAAATAAATTAGGATTTAAAAATATAGATAAAAAATTATATCTCAAATTGCTTACAAATCCTCAGGAAGAGTATGAGGAAATAAATAAAATAAAAGAGGAGATACACCATATTTTTGAAAATCGCCCTCAGGCAGATGTGACTTTAGATCAATCAAAGTCCAATATGGAAACCTCTTTAAAAAGAGCTGTATTATGTCTTAAAAATTATGACTTGATAGGAAAAAATATCTTATGCCTAGGTGATGATGATTTAACCAGTATTGCCTTAGGATTTTTATTGAAAAAACTCTTTCCTTCCGCTCTTTATCAAAGTACTGAAGTTACTGTAATAGATATAGATAAAAGAATAATTGAATATATAGCTGATACAGCTGTGAAAGAATCTCTGCCAATCAGGTGTGAATATATAGATTTAAAAAAAACTTTACCTGATAAATTTAAAAATAAGTTTGATTGTTTTTTTACAGATCCTCCATATACATTAAAAGGAATGAATCTATTTATTTCAAGAGGAATTGAGGCTTTAAAAAATGAAAGTGATCTCAATATTTATTTTTCTTTTGCTCATAAGTCTCCAACTTATCAACTAAATATGCAGAAAAACTTTTTAGCTATGGGACTTGCTATTTCAACTGTGACTCCAAGATTTAATACTTATGAAGGTGCCAGTATAATAGGGAGTACAGGGCAGATGATAGTACTTAAAACTACTGACATTAGAAAACCACTTATAAAAAATGTTTATAGTGGTCTTTTATATACTGGGGAATTTACAAAAACAGTCCGTCTTTATAAGTGTAAAAAATGTGGAAATAGTATAAAGACAGGAAATTCTGAAAAAATAAAAAATATTGAAACTCTTAAAAAAATAGGGTGCTGTAAATGTAATAATAAAATATTTGATTTAATTCAGAGAAAAAATAAGTAA
- the speD gene encoding adenosylmethionine decarboxylase, with protein sequence MFKLKQLGQHLLVEYYDCDVEILKNTLLIEKYMIEAAKVAKATIVESVFHTFNPWGVSGVIVIEESHLTIHTWPEYKYAAVDLFTCGNMIKPLAAFNLLEMKLKAERFDLKEVSRGSLERILKR encoded by the coding sequence ATGTTCAAATTAAAACAATTAGGACAACATCTTTTAGTTGAATATTACGATTGTGATGTTGAAATATTAAAAAATACATTATTAATTGAAAAATATATGATAGAAGCTGCAAAAGTAGCTAAAGCCACAATAGTAGAAAGTGTCTTTCATACTTTTAATCCATGGGGTGTAAGTGGAGTAATTGTTATAGAAGAATCTCATTTAACCATTCATACCTGGCCAGAATATAAATATGCTGCTGTAGATTTATTCACTTGTGGAAATATGATAAAACCCTTAGCAGCTTTTAATCTTTTAGAAATGAAATTAAAAGCAGAAAGATTCGATTTAAAAGAAGTGTCCAGAGGTTCATTAGAAAGGATATTAAAAAGATAA
- the spoVG gene encoding septation regulator SpoVG: MKITDVRLRVVKNENELKLKAYADVTFDECFVIHGLKIIDGQKGMFVAMPSRKMPDGEYKDIVHPITPELRKEITDSVIARYNEMESKGEEVVAVEEEF, from the coding sequence ATGAAAATCACAGATGTTAGACTAAGGGTAGTAAAGAATGAGAATGAGTTGAAGCTGAAAGCTTATGCTGATGTAACATTCGATGAATGTTTTGTTATCCATGGTCTAAAAATAATCGATGGACAAAAAGGAATGTTTGTAGCTATGCCATCAAGAAAAATGCCTGATGGAGAATATAAAGATATCGTCCATCCAATAACTCCTGAATTAAGAAAAGAGATAACTGATTCAGTTATAGCTAGATATAATGAAATGGAGTCAAAAGGAGAGGAAGTAGTAGCTGTAGAAGAAGAATTTTAA
- the ispE gene encoding 4-(cytidine 5'-diphospho)-2-C-methyl-D-erythritol kinase gives MKFSLNSNGKINIGLNIIGKQEDGYHLLDMVMVPISLSDEMSGEIEDISGTLTIKTNKRDIPTGKENILYKIYDKFYDESSLEKRKIEVYLKKKIPHQAGLGGGSSNGAFLLKLLNEFHGNYFTNEKLIEIGKSIGADIPFFLINKSARVTGIGENIKIIENNLESLIIVIKPNFGVSTGKAYKNMYMLNNKKDADIDKIVLGLKENSISTIEENIENHLEQGLLLEDKNIMNFRKKLAEINNIKFFMSGSGSAYYVFADKKEAENIYKTLKEHFKSCEVHLCSSL, from the coding sequence GTGAAATTTTCTTTGAATTCCAATGGAAAGATAAATATAGGATTAAATATAATAGGGAAGCAAGAAGATGGGTATCATCTTTTAGATATGGTAATGGTGCCTATCAGTTTAAGTGATGAAATGAGTGGAGAAATAGAGGATATTTCTGGAACATTGACTATAAAAACAAATAAAAGAGATATACCAACTGGAAAAGAAAATATTTTGTATAAAATATATGATAAATTTTATGATGAAAGTAGTCTTGAAAAAAGAAAAATAGAGGTATATCTTAAAAAAAAGATACCTCATCAGGCTGGACTTGGTGGAGGAAGTTCTAATGGAGCATTTCTACTTAAATTATTAAATGAATTTCATGGAAATTACTTTACAAATGAAAAGCTCATAGAAATAGGAAAAAGTATAGGTGCAGATATTCCATTTTTTTTGATAAACAAATCTGCCAGAGTTACTGGTATAGGAGAAAACATTAAAATAATAGAAAATAATCTGGAAAGCTTAATAATAGTTATAAAACCAAACTTTGGAGTTTCCACAGGAAAAGCATATAAAAATATGTATATGCTCAATAATAAAAAAGATGCAGATATAGATAAGATAGTTCTGGGACTGAAAGAAAATAGTATATCTACAATAGAAGAAAATATAGAAAATCATCTGGAACAGGGACTTCTCCTTGAAGATAAAAACATAATGAATTTTAGAAAAAAATTAGCGGAAATAAATAATATAAAATTTTTTATGTCAGGAAGTGGAAGTGCATATTATGTTTTTGCTGATAAAAAAGAAGCAGAAAATATATATAAAACATTAAAAGAGCATTTTAAAAGCTGTGAAGTACATCTTTGCAGTTCTTTATAG
- a CDS encoding RNA-binding S4 domain-containing protein, which yields MRLDKFLKVSRIIKRRPIAKVVVDGGKAKLNGKVAKAGTEVKVGQILELEYFNKYFKFEILEVPAGNVAKEKTSELIKVLDSRGIKIDLDSEEDIF from the coding sequence ATGAGATTGGATAAATTTTTAAAAGTGAGCAGAATAATAAAAAGAAGACCCATAGCTAAAGTAGTTGTAGATGGGGGTAAAGCCAAATTAAATGGAAAAGTAGCAAAGGCTGGAACTGAGGTAAAAGTAGGACAGATTCTTGAATTGGAATATTTTAACAAATATTTTAAATTTGAAATATTGGAAGTTCCTGCTGGGAATGTAGCTAAAGAAAAAACTTCTGAACTTATAAAAGTTCTGGATAGCAGAGGAATAAAAATAGATCTGGACAGCGAGGAGGACATTTTTTAG
- the mazG gene encoding nucleoside triphosphate pyrophosphohydrolase, translating into MKEFDRLVEIIKKLRGEGGCPWDREQTLETLKPCLMEETCEVLEAMDEGGDELKGELGDLLLNIVFQADICEDERKFTIEDVVKGINEKMIRRHPHVFKEKDGGITSDEVLQNWEEIKKTEKEQQKRESALDGVPMYLPALAKAEKIQKKAAKVGFDWTDTKDVIAKVEEELNELKQAINNNDLENMKEELGDLLFSMVNLSRFLNINSTDALEKTIKKFDTRFRYIEKHCDLTSSSLDTMEKFWNEAKNKH; encoded by the coding sequence GTGAAAGAATTCGACAGACTTGTGGAAATAATAAAAAAGCTGAGAGGAGAGGGAGGATGTCCATGGGATAGAGAACAGACTCTTGAGACTCTGAAGCCATGTTTAATGGAGGAAACATGTGAGGTACTAGAGGCAATGGATGAAGGTGGAGATGAACTGAAAGGTGAATTAGGTGATCTTCTTTTGAATATAGTATTTCAGGCTGATATATGTGAAGATGAAAGAAAATTTACAATAGAAGATGTAGTAAAGGGAATAAACGAGAAAATGATAAGAAGACATCCCCATGTATTTAAAGAAAAAGATGGTGGTATAACTTCTGATGAGGTATTACAAAACTGGGAAGAAATAAAGAAAACTGAGAAAGAACAACAAAAAAGAGAATCCGCACTTGATGGTGTGCCAATGTATCTTCCAGCATTAGCTAAAGCAGAAAAAATACAGAAAAAAGCTGCTAAAGTAGGATTTGACTGGACTGATACAAAAGATGTTATAGCTAAAGTTGAAGAGGAGCTAAATGAGCTAAAGCAGGCTATTAATAATAATGATTTGGAAAATATGAAAGAAGAACTTGGAGATTTACTTTTTTCAATGGTAAATCTTTCAAGATTTTTAAATATAAATTCAACTGACGCTTTAGAGAAGACAATAAAAAAATTTGATACAAGGTTCAGATATATAGAAAAGCACTGCGATTTAACAAGTTCTTCACTGGATACTATGGAAAAATTTTGGAATGAAGCAAAAAATAAACATTGA